Within Candidatus Eremiobacterota bacterium, the genomic segment GGGACAGACTTGTATACCGCAGTCCAATAAAAAAATGGTGTCTGTCCCCAATTATTGGCCCCTCTCATCAGATGACGAGGAGCTCGTCGCCTCCCGGGACAGGCGCCTCGATGCGCCCTGGAAGTATTTCAGCGATGTGGAGGAGTTCCTCGCCTCCGAGGCATCATTGAAAATTGAAAAAGATTCTACCCTGTGTGCGGGCCTCGGAAACCAGTCGGGGAGCGATCAACTGTATGGGGGGGCATGCAACGGGGAGGAGCAGGCACCCCATGGGCAGGGATGCCAGAATCCCATGTGTTCCTGTCATCAGTCACTGGAAAAAGCCCGGGAAGCCTGCACCATTCCCCGGGGTGAGCGCCCCGAGGAAACCTTCCTGGTGGACATCCTCTCGGCGGGAAACTCCCTGCGGGCGGCAACGAGCACCATGATGATAAAGTTCTTCCTTCCCCGGGAGCTTGAGGTGCTCTGGAACCTGGCGGCCCGGGCTTTTCTCGCCAGGCTCTCCCAGGCCGAAGGCGCCGACAGCCTCGGGCTCCCCGAAGAGAAATTCCTTGCCGCCCTGCTGGCAGAGTACCTCAGGACCGAGGGAACTATGAAAAAAGCAGCCCATCACCACAAAATCCTGAAGCGGGACCGGTTCCGCTGCCAGACTCCCGGCTGCCGCTGCAGGCGTAACCTCCATGTGCACCACCTCATCAGGCGCTCCCAGGGGGGCACCGATGACGAGTGGAACCTCATCACCCTCTGCGAGGCCTGCCACCTCCACCTCCTCCACGGTCTCAGGACCCTCACCGTGAGGGGCAGGGCGCCCTTTGAGCTCACCTTCACCTTCGGATCCTCTGAAGACGGTGAGCCTTTCCTGGTGTACAGAAACGGCTCAAAAAAGCGTCCCTGAGCAAAAGCCCACAGCGCAGGAGACTATGCCACGCCCTGGCCTCACGATACTGGACCTGTGAGAGACCCGACCTCCCCGGGGATCTTATGAAAAGGGGCTCTTGAAGGGGAGCTGCAGCGCGTGTCCCCGGGGTTACCCGGCGATCCTCCAGGCTGCTGTACGGTGAGAGATGAAAGGGCTTGAAAAAATCAAAACCCACCGTTTTCTCTTCAACAGTGGGTTTTCACGGAGTGGAGATGGGGAGAGTCGAACTCCCGACCTCTTGAGTGCGATTCAAGCGCTCTCCCAACTGAGCTACACCCCCATGTGCCCACATTATAGCCAATTGCAGGAAAAAAGTCAACAAAATTGACTTTTTTCCTATTTTTTCTTATACTGATACAGAAAGCACCAGGGTGTACCGGTCCTTTTCAAGGGAAAGATAATGAAATCCAGGGTTCTTATCGCAGACGATGACAGTGCATTCCGCAGCATGATCCGCGTTGCGCTCGAAGCTGAGGAATACGACGTTTCCGAGGCATCGGACGGCCAGCAGTGCATAGAGAAGGCTCTTAAAGACAATCCCCATATCATTCTCCTCGATGTAGTGATGCCTACCATGGATGGCCTTAAGGCCTGCAGCCTGCTGAGAGGCATGGCTTCCACGAAGCAGATTCCCATCATAATCCTTACGGTAAAGAGTGAAGTTGAGCATAAGCTTGAGGGATTCGGATGCGGTGCCGATGATTACCTTCCCAAGCCTTTCGATCCCTCGGAGCTTGCCGCACGGATAGGAGCCATTCTTGCAAGAACTCATGAAATGAAGAACCGTGTGGAAAACCTGGAGACTCTTTATCATAAGGTCTCTTCGGCCAACGAATTCCTCAGAAAGCAGATGATAATTGATGAGCTCACCTCGCTCTATAACTACCGCTACTTCATGAAGAGACTCGAAGAGGAGGTAAACCGCTGTATCCGCTACAGCAGGCATTTTACCTTGATACTTTTTGACCTGGATGACTTCGCGAGGATTAACAGCATTTATGGCCACCAGTTCGGCGACAGGATCCTCAAGGAGATAGGCTTCATTCTTCTCAATATGCTGAGGGGGATTGACATAGTGGCGCGTTACGGGGGGGAGAAGTTTATCGCGCTCCTGCCCGAGACTGACCTTCCCGGCGCCGAGAGCGTAGCCTCACGAATTCAGAGCAAGATAAACCGCCTAGAGGCGGCAGAAGGTTCCCAGAGGCTCATGGAGAAGATCACGATAAGTGGTTCCGTGTGCCTCTTTCCTGACCATGGGGGAAGCACCGACGAGATCCTTGCATCGGCGGAAAAGAGCATAGAGAAGGCAAAAAGGCAGGGCAAGCACCTCATTATCACCGCAGAAGCATAGGAGTTTGCGGAAGGTTATCACAGGAGCAAGGGGGGATGTTTATGGAGATCAGGGACAAGTCGCTTCAGTTTGAGTACCCGCTCGGGAGCGGGAGGCAGAATGAAGAGCAGGAAGAGCCTGTCTGCGATAAGTTCAGCTTTTCGGAGCATGATCTCTCGGAAGAGGGAAAGATCACCCTGATTATTCAGGTGAAGGAAAACCAGTCGTGCGGCGCCATGAAGGAGCAGTGCAAAAAATGCGGGATGGGAAGGCTCAAGGAGGATCTTGAGATAATTAACGGTTTTACCGTAGAGATTGATCCCAGGGATCTCATTGAATTTGTAAAAAAGATGCCGAAGGAAGCGGAGATCACCGTCGATCACCATGAACCCTTCCCTCTGACGGGAAAGCAGAAGAATATCTTCGGCATATGAGCCCTCCCGCACGGGACTCTCAGGCGGAATGGAGCTCTATGGTGTCCTGGTCCTGGAGCACATAGTCCTTCTGCACCATCTGCCCCTCGTATTTTTTTGAGCCCCAGATGCGGGCATATTTGAATTTTTCTTCAAACTCCTTGTGGATTGCCCGGGCCAGGTCCAGGACGGTGCTCCCTTTCGCGAGCACGTGGGGATGGTCCGGGTCGGCCTTCCTGCCGGGAGCCCTCGTATAGACCCTCACTATCTCGAGCCATTCGAAAATCCCGCGCTTGAACTCTTCGAGGTGCTCGCTCCGCAGGCATGAGAGGGCAATCAGGGGGAACCTTGCACCATAGAGCTCCCTGAGCACGGAAAAATTTTCCATGGCCTCTTCGCTCTCAGCCTTGGTGCATGCCACAAGGGTTCTTATGCGGGCAGCGCTTTGAAGGGCCTCTTCACGGGAGGGCTGGTCAGCAAGCAGGATCTTTGCCTGCTGGAGTCGCCCTATGACGGTTTCGAGCTGCTCCAGAGGATCCTGGGCCCCGAGATCGACGGTCAGGACAAGACCGTCGGCATTTCTTATGATTCCGGGGAGCCATGTCTCCATGAACTCATCCGATATGGCAGGCGTATCGACCATCTGTATCGGGACATTTTCAAACTTCATCATGCCGGGAATGACCTTCCGTGTCGTGTAAGGGTAGTCGGCCACCTCGCTTTTTGCATTGGTCACCGATGAGAGGAGCGCCGATTTCCCCGAGTTGGGAAATCCCGCGATAATGACCTGCCGCGCCCCTTCCTTTTCCACATGGTAGCTGAACTGGCTTTTCCCGGACTGCTTCTTCGCCGAATCAAGGGTGAGCTTCTTTATTCTCCGCCTGATGTCGGCCTGCATCTTCTCGGTGCCCTTGTGCTTCGGGATAGTGGCATACATCTCTTCAAGGGCGCTTATTTTCTCCTCGTTTGTCTTTGCATCCCTGAAGCGCTGCTCCGCTGCAATGTACTGGGGAGTGAGATTCGCCGGCATAGGCAGACTGCTGACCTGATGATGTAGATAATAGTATGATCATGATATTCCATATAAAGGGGGGCTCCCTCCTTTCGAGCCTTCTCTCATCGGCGGGGAGGAAGGCCTAAAAGAGGAAATTCCCCCCCATTGAGAGAAACTTACAGAGGTCATTTAAGAAAGGGAGGACTCTTACATGAAAAAGCTCGTATTACTGATGTGCGCTGTGGCGGTGCTGCTGCTGGTGTGTGCCTCACAGCCGGGGTGGGCAGAACAGTACAGGCTGGTGAAACATTTTGGGTACCTTGACGGGTGGGGTAATGCCATGCGCTTCCCGACAGGTATCTTTGTGCAGGAAGGCAAGGGCACCAAGTATGATTGTGATGACCGGTGCAAGTATCTCAAAAAAGGCTATGAGGCCAAGTGCAGGGATTCGGCAAAAAAAGACGACACAAGGATCTTTGTTGCCGACTGGGACAGCCACCGCCTGGAAAAATATGACATGGACGGCCACCTTCTCAAGAGGTATGGCGACATCTGCCCCATGAAACCCTATGATCTCGTCATCGACAACAAGGGCGCCATTCACTCATCCTGCGAGTATTATGACAGGATCAGAAAAGTCAATTCCAAGGGCTACGTTGCCCATGTCTTTTTCCCCAATTATACGAACTATGCCGAGATTGGCACCGATCTGGTGGCTTCCTGCGACGATCCCCGCGGAATGGCCCTCTGCCCCCGCGGCAATATAGTGATAGCCGACTACGGCTACAGGAAGATTTTTGTCTTTGACGACCAGAAGCGCTATATCACGAGCTTCTCCACCACCGTGGACGGCGATTATGATGCGCTGCCCGAGACGGAGAAGAAGGATATGGATCCCCTTCCCAGGCCCATCGATGTGGCAGTTGACGGCCAGGGAAATTGCTACGTGTGCTACAATAAGGTCTTCGGCGTGAGAAAGTTCAACGCGCAGGGTCAGCTCTCTTCCGATTTCCCCAGGACCCTCTCCCTTCCCGGGAGCGAGATGAAGCTCGGCGGCCTTGCCCTTGACAGGAACGGCTCGATTTTCGTCACCGACATGACCAAGTGCATGGTCCACAAGATTTCGCCTCAGGGCTCCGTGGTGGCCTCATGGGGCCGGAACGGCCAGCTGCCAGGCGATTTCTACCACCCCATGGGAATAGCTGTTGATTCAAAGGACCGTGTTTACGTGGTGGATCATGGCAACCACCGGGTGCAGGTTTTCGCGCCTTAGCCTTTATTTCAGCAGAACCTGACAAAGGCCGGCTCTCTGCCGGCCTTTTTTTTGTCGGGGAATATTTTCATGGAATTCCAGGTAGAACCTCCATGAAGGGGATGCCGTGCCTCTCTTGATGGCTGCGGTGCTCCGTGGTATAATGGGAGGAAGTGAAAGCTGTCGTGACAGGGAAGCTCTCTATGGAAGCTCGTGAAGTTCGCTTTGTGCGCAGAAGGAAATGGACGGTTCTCCATAAGGCCATTTTGATTTCCCTGATCTTTCACCTGGTGCTCATACCAGTCATTTCACTCACGGGAAAGGCACCAAATTCGCGTTTTAATCCTGACAAGTTCCAGGTTTTCTTTGTCGATGCCGTTCCTGCCGGAGATGAGAAACCCTCATCAGGGGATGCGCCCCGCCGTGAAGCTCCAGAGGAAAAGCTCTTTGATGTCGATCTCGCAAAGACGCCGGTAATCACCGCGTCGGAGCCACCACCCCTTCCCGGCGAAGCGCCCCCTCCCCTGATTTCCTTCACTCAGGACCGTGAGCCACCGCCTGGCAGTCCGCCGCCCGAGCTTACCGGCGGCTCCCCCCAGGGTGATGAAGGGGGAGGCTCTGCGGGAGGAGGCTCCGGTGACGGGACAGGAACAGGCGCAGGCACGGGCGCAATGGTGGCGCCTACCGCCCTGGCAGGCGGCTGCAAGCTCTTTATTCTCCCGCCCAAAGAGGCGCCTCTCCCGTTGACAAATGCCCTCGCATTCTGTGAAGGCATCACCAGGTCAGAGACTTTTTCCGCAAAATCAATCGAGATGACCGTCTCTCTCGATCAGGAAGGCCAGCCGTCAAATATCAGGCTTGTCCGTTCATGCGGCAACAAGGAAATCGACAATGCGGTGCTGGAGTTGATGGGCCTGATGCGCTTTGACACGGCGCACCTGGCGAGCGCGCCTCAGTACTATCTCACCCTTGTCGTGGTGAATAATGAGATCTCCGCCAAGGGCTCTCAGTAATCTCTTTTTGCGAGCCAGTCTCTCAGCTTGAAGACCACCCTGCGATGGATCTGCTGGAGTTTCTGAAGGGATATCCCCATCTTTTCCGCTACTGTGTTGAAAGACGCTCCCTGGTAGTAGTGGAGCTGGATGAGAGTCTTTTCATCTTCGTCAAGCTCCGCCATGGCGCT encodes:
- a CDS encoding energy transducer TonB, whose translation is MEAREVRFVRRRKWTVLHKAILISLIFHLVLIPVISLTGKAPNSRFNPDKFQVFFVDAVPAGDEKPSSGDAPRREAPEEKLFDVDLAKTPVITASEPPPLPGEAPPPLISFTQDREPPPGSPPPELTGGSPQGDEGGGSAGGGSGDGTGTGAGTGAMVAPTALAGGCKLFILPPKEAPLPLTNALAFCEGITRSETFSAKSIEMTVSLDQEGQPSNIRLVRSCGNKEIDNAVLELMGLMRFDTAHLASAPQYYLTLVVVNNEISAKGSQ
- a CDS encoding diguanylate cyclase, whose amino-acid sequence is MKSRVLIADDDSAFRSMIRVALEAEEYDVSEASDGQQCIEKALKDNPHIILLDVVMPTMDGLKACSLLRGMASTKQIPIIILTVKSEVEHKLEGFGCGADDYLPKPFDPSELAARIGAILARTHEMKNRVENLETLYHKVSSANEFLRKQMIIDELTSLYNYRYFMKRLEEEVNRCIRYSRHFTLILFDLDDFARINSIYGHQFGDRILKEIGFILLNMLRGIDIVARYGGEKFIALLPETDLPGAESVASRIQSKINRLEAAEGSQRLMEKITISGSVCLFPDHGGSTDEILASAEKSIEKAKRQGKHLIITAEA
- a CDS encoding NHL repeat-containing protein, with the protein product MKKLVLLMCAVAVLLLVCASQPGWAEQYRLVKHFGYLDGWGNAMRFPTGIFVQEGKGTKYDCDDRCKYLKKGYEAKCRDSAKKDDTRIFVADWDSHRLEKYDMDGHLLKRYGDICPMKPYDLVIDNKGAIHSSCEYYDRIRKVNSKGYVAHVFFPNYTNYAEIGTDLVASCDDPRGMALCPRGNIVIADYGYRKIFVFDDQKRYITSFSTTVDGDYDALPETEKKDMDPLPRPIDVAVDGQGNCYVCYNKVFGVRKFNAQGQLSSDFPRTLSLPGSEMKLGGLALDRNGSIFVTDMTKCMVHKISPQGSVVASWGRNGQLPGDFYHPMGIAVDSKDRVYVVDHGNHRVQVFAP
- a CDS encoding HNH endonuclease signature motif containing protein, whose translation is NKKGNRPIFSSVPLLKRRMWNRRISDPDEVTGQDGAGEDGDNPWSSQWSIFFPSWLEEARPERGAGGSAREIAGRLIRAASIRQRLDVAIGMLLRAMDERQLQRLLGYEFIEDYAGERCGFSMAQTRQLIKMAEGFHRHSLTEDAFKKGVITREQARLILPLVDSRNEKQWIAYAASVPTVDLREEAGRIARILEYDCLAPHNYVILPGFRYVTDERFHDLPEEVQDLIRSGSWYMGQTCIPQSNKKMVSVPNYWPLSSDDEELVASRDRRLDAPWKYFSDVEEFLASEASLKIEKDSTLCAGLGNQSGSDQLYGGACNGEEQAPHGQGCQNPMCSCHQSLEKAREACTIPRGERPEETFLVDILSAGNSLRAATSTMMIKFFLPRELEVLWNLAARAFLARLSQAEGADSLGLPEEKFLAALLAEYLRTEGTMKKAAHHHKILKRDRFRCQTPGCRCRRNLHVHHLIRRSQGGTDDEWNLITLCEACHLHLLHGLRTLTVRGRAPFELTFTFGSSEDGEPFLVYRNGSKKRP
- a CDS encoding TGS domain-containing protein, with the protein product MPANLTPQYIAAEQRFRDAKTNEEKISALEEMYATIPKHKGTEKMQADIRRRIKKLTLDSAKKQSGKSQFSYHVEKEGARQVIIAGFPNSGKSALLSSVTNAKSEVADYPYTTRKVIPGMMKFENVPIQMVDTPAISDEFMETWLPGIIRNADGLVLTVDLGAQDPLEQLETVIGRLQQAKILLADQPSREEALQSAARIRTLVACTKAESEEAMENFSVLRELYGARFPLIALSCLRSEHLEEFKRGIFEWLEIVRVYTRAPGRKADPDHPHVLAKGSTVLDLARAIHKEFEEKFKYARIWGSKKYEGQMVQKDYVLQDQDTIELHSA